From the genome of Cellvibrio japonicus Ueda107, one region includes:
- the fusA gene encoding elongation factor G, with product MSRKTPIARYRNIGICAHVDAGKTTTTERVLFYTGLSHKLGEVHDGAATTDWMVQEQERGITITSAAITTFWKGMAGQFDEHRVNVIDTPGHVDFTIEVERSLRVLDGAVVVLCGSSGVQPQTETVWRQANKYEVPRLVFVNKMDRTGANFLRVVEQLKTRLGANPVPLQMTIGAEDQFKGVVDLVKMQSIIWNEEDQGMTFEYGPIPADLREQCEALREQLIEAAAESSDALMEKYLGGEELTEADIKTGIRARTLAGEIIPVVGGSAFKNKGVQAMLDAVIEYLPAPTEVKAIEGVLDDGETVAQRKADDSEPFSALAFKIATDPFVGSLTFIRVYSGVLNSGDAVLNSVKQKKERVGRMVQMHANQRSEIKEVLAGDIAAVIGLKDVTTGDTLCDMNHPIVLERMDFPEPVIHVAVEPKTKADQEKMGVALSKLAQEDPSFRVRTDEETGQTIIGGMGELHLDIIVDRMKREFGVEANIGKPQVAYREAIRNKCEIEGKFVRQSGGRGQYGHCWIRFEPGADEGAEGLEFVNEIVGGVVPKEYVPAIQKGIAEQMQNGVLAGYPLLGLKASVFDGSYHDVDSSEMAFKIAASMATKKLAQLGGAVLLEPIMKVEVVTPEENMGDVVGDLNRRRGMILGMDESVSGKVVNAEVPLAEMFGYATSLRSATQGRATYTMEFLKYAEAPRNVAEEVIARGKIQKDEE from the coding sequence GTGTCACGTAAGACTCCTATCGCACGCTACCGCAATATCGGTATTTGCGCCCACGTAGATGCCGGTAAAACTACTACTACTGAACGTGTGCTCTTTTACACTGGCTTGTCGCACAAGCTGGGTGAGGTGCACGATGGAGCCGCTACGACTGATTGGATGGTACAGGAGCAGGAGCGCGGTATCACGATCACTTCTGCGGCCATTACTACCTTCTGGAAAGGTATGGCGGGTCAGTTTGATGAGCATCGCGTCAACGTTATCGATACCCCGGGTCACGTAGATTTCACGATTGAGGTCGAGCGCTCTCTGCGTGTGCTGGATGGTGCTGTTGTGGTGCTTTGCGGTTCTTCCGGTGTGCAGCCGCAGACTGAAACTGTGTGGCGCCAGGCGAACAAGTACGAGGTCCCGCGCCTTGTGTTTGTTAACAAGATGGACCGGACCGGTGCTAATTTCCTGCGTGTGGTCGAGCAGTTGAAAACCCGCCTGGGTGCAAACCCTGTACCGCTGCAAATGACTATTGGCGCTGAAGATCAATTCAAAGGGGTAGTGGACCTGGTTAAGATGCAGTCCATTATCTGGAATGAAGAAGATCAGGGGATGACCTTTGAGTATGGTCCGATCCCGGCTGATCTGCGGGAGCAATGCGAAGCTCTGCGTGAACAGTTAATAGAAGCTGCGGCGGAATCCAGTGATGCCCTGATGGAAAAATATCTGGGCGGTGAGGAGCTGACTGAGGCCGATATTAAAACCGGTATCCGCGCGCGCACCCTGGCAGGTGAAATTATCCCGGTTGTGGGTGGCTCTGCCTTTAAAAATAAAGGTGTACAGGCCATGCTGGATGCCGTCATCGAATATCTGCCGGCTCCAACCGAGGTCAAGGCGATTGAAGGTGTACTGGATGATGGCGAGACTGTTGCCCAGCGTAAAGCGGATGACAGCGAGCCATTTTCCGCGCTTGCCTTCAAAATTGCTACTGACCCCTTTGTGGGCAGTTTGACCTTTATTCGCGTCTACTCGGGTGTGCTTAATTCAGGCGATGCGGTGCTCAATTCTGTTAAGCAGAAAAAAGAGCGTGTCGGCCGCATGGTGCAGATGCATGCCAACCAGCGCAGTGAAATCAAAGAAGTGCTGGCAGGCGATATTGCCGCTGTGATCGGCCTGAAGGATGTTACAACCGGGGATACCCTGTGCGATATGAATCATCCTATCGTATTGGAGCGTATGGATTTCCCTGAGCCAGTTATTCACGTAGCAGTTGAGCCCAAAACCAAAGCTGACCAGGAAAAGATGGGTGTTGCTTTGAGCAAGCTTGCACAAGAAGACCCATCTTTCCGTGTAAGGACAGATGAGGAAACGGGGCAGACTATCATCGGTGGTATGGGTGAATTGCACCTCGATATCATCGTTGACCGCATGAAGCGTGAGTTTGGTGTTGAAGCGAATATCGGTAAGCCGCAAGTGGCCTATCGTGAGGCGATTCGCAACAAGTGTGAAATCGAAGGTAAGTTTGTGCGTCAATCCGGTGGTCGTGGTCAATACGGCCACTGCTGGATTCGTTTCGAGCCCGGCGCCGATGAAGGTGCGGAGGGGCTGGAGTTCGTTAACGAAATCGTTGGCGGTGTGGTGCCTAAAGAGTATGTGCCGGCTATCCAAAAAGGTATTGCTGAGCAAATGCAAAATGGTGTTCTGGCGGGCTATCCGCTGCTCGGCTTGAAGGCCAGTGTGTTTGATGGTTCTTACCATGACGTTGACTCATCAGAAATGGCGTTTAAAATCGCCGCTTCTATGGCGACCAAGAAGCTTGCTCAATTGGGGGGTGCGGTTCTGCTCGAACCCATCATGAAGGTTGAGGTAGTAACTCCGGAAGAAAACATGGGTGACGTGGTGGGGGATCTCAATCGTCGTCGCGGCATGATTCTGGGTATGGACGAAAGTGTTAGTGGCAAAGTGGTTAATGCCGAGGTGCCTCTGGCGGAAATGTTTGGTTATGCGACCTCGTTGCGCTCTGCGACTCAGGGCCGTGCAACCTACACCATGGAATTCTTGAAATACGCTGAAGCCCCGCGCAATGTTGCTGAAGAAGTGATTGCCAGGGGTAAAATCCAGAAAGACGAAGAATAG
- the tuf gene encoding elongation factor Tu, whose product MAKEKFERNKPHVNVGTIGHVDHGKTTLTAALTKVCAETWGGAFVAYDGIDNAPEEKARGITINTSHVEYDSAVRHYAHVDCPGHADYVKNMITGAAQMDGAILVCGATDGPMPQTREHILLSRQVGVPFIVVFLNKADLLAEDCGGVGTDEYNEMLELVEMELRELLSTYDFPGDDTPIIAGSALMALNGQDDNGLGVSAVRKLVESLDAYIPEPVRAIDQPFLMPVEDVFSISGRGTVVTGRVERGIIKVGEEIQIVGLKDTTKTTCTGVEMFRKLLDEGRAGENVGVLLRGTKRDEVERGQVLCKPNSVTPHTKFESEVYVLSKEEGGRHTPFFKGYRPQFYFRTTDVTGAVELPEGVEMVMPGDNIKMVVTLIHPIAMEEGLRFAIREGGRTVGAGVVAKIIQ is encoded by the coding sequence GTGGCTAAAGAGAAGTTTGAACGTAACAAGCCCCACGTCAACGTGGGCACCATTGGTCACGTTGACCACGGTAAAACCACCCTGACTGCTGCACTGACCAAAGTGTGCGCAGAAACCTGGGGCGGTGCTTTCGTTGCCTATGACGGTATCGATAACGCGCCAGAAGAGAAGGCTCGTGGTATTACCATTAACACCTCTCACGTAGAGTACGATTCTGCTGTGCGTCACTACGCCCACGTAGACTGCCCAGGCCACGCCGACTATGTGAAGAACATGATCACCGGTGCTGCCCAGATGGACGGCGCTATCCTGGTGTGCGGTGCGACCGACGGTCCGATGCCGCAAACCCGTGAGCACATCCTGTTGTCCCGTCAGGTAGGCGTACCTTTCATCGTGGTATTCCTGAACAAGGCTGACCTGCTGGCAGAAGACTGCGGTGGTGTAGGCACTGACGAATACAATGAAATGCTGGAATTGGTAGAGATGGAGCTGCGTGAGCTGCTGTCCACCTACGACTTCCCCGGTGATGACACCCCAATTATCGCTGGTTCTGCCCTGATGGCGCTGAACGGCCAGGACGACAACGGCCTGGGTGTTTCTGCGGTGCGTAAACTGGTTGAGTCCCTGGATGCTTACATCCCTGAGCCAGTTCGTGCGATTGACCAGCCGTTCCTGATGCCGGTAGAAGACGTGTTCTCTATCTCAGGTCGCGGCACTGTGGTAACCGGTCGTGTTGAGCGCGGTATTATCAAAGTGGGTGAAGAGATTCAGATCGTTGGTCTGAAAGACACCACCAAGACTACCTGTACGGGTGTTGAAATGTTCCGCAAGCTGCTCGACGAAGGTCGTGCGGGCGAGAACGTGGGTGTTCTGTTGCGCGGTACCAAGCGTGATGAAGTTGAGCGTGGCCAGGTTCTGTGTAAGCCAAACTCTGTAACACCCCACACCAAGTTTGAATCTGAAGTGTACGTTCTGTCCAAAGAAGAAGGTGGTCGTCACACGCCCTTCTTCAAGGGTTACCGTCCACAGTTCTATTTCCGTACCACTGACGTGACGGGTGCTGTTGAGCTGCCGGAAGGCGTAGAGATGGTAATGCCGGGTGACAACATCAAGATGGTTGTTACCTTGATTCACCCGATTGCGATGGAAGAAGGCCTGCGCTTTGCTATCCGTGAAGGTGGTCGTACTGTTGGTGCTGGTGTGGTTGCTAAAATCATTCAGTAA
- the rpsJ gene encoding 30S ribosomal protein S10, which yields MQNQRIRIRLKAFDHKLIDASTQEIVETAKRTGAQVRGPIPLPTRKERFTVLISPHVNKDARDQYEIRTHKRLLDIVEPTEKTVDALMKLDLAAGVEVQISLG from the coding sequence ATGCAGAATCAACGCATTAGGATTCGCCTGAAGGCTTTCGATCACAAGCTCATCGATGCCTCTACTCAAGAGATCGTTGAGACCGCAAAGCGTACAGGTGCTCAAGTGCGCGGTCCGATTCCGCTGCCGACTCGTAAAGAGCGCTTCACTGTATTGATTTCTCCGCACGTTAACAAAGATGCGCGCGATCAGTACGAGATACGTACACATAAGCGTTTGCTGGATATTGTTGAGCCTACAGAAAAAACCGTTGATGCCCTGATGAAGCTGGATCTGGCTGCAGGCGTTGAGGTTCAAATTAGTCTCGGTTAA